GCAAGGGACCCCAGGCCGAGCGCGTGGCCGAGCGGATCGGGATCCCGGCGATCTCGACCGGCGAAATGCTGCGCGAAGCCGTGGCCGCGGGCAGCGATCTCGGGCAACGCGTCGAGGCGATCCTCAACTCGGGCGCTCTTGTCGACGACGAGACCATGGCCGAGGTCGTGAAGACCCGTCTCGCCGAGGACGACGCCAAGAACGGCTTTCTGCTCGATGGCTATCCGCGCAACCAGGGGCAGGCCGAGACCCTCGCCGGGATTCTCGAAGAGCTCGCCGAGTCCCTCGACATCGTCTGGTTCATCGATGTTCCCGAGGAGGAACTGG
The bacterium genome window above contains:
- a CDS encoding adenylate kinase, translating into MDRPVRGVLLGAPGSGKGPQAERVAERIGIPAISTGEMLREAVAAGSDLGQRVEAILNSGALVDDETMAEVVKTRLAEDDAKNGFLLDGYPRNQGQAETLAGILEELAESLDIVWFIDVPEEELVRRALARQREDDKEEVIKRRIELYREVTNPLVDFYSAMGLVERVNGKQSIDEVTEAMMKAFETRVGGGLAKEPVDA